One Misgurnus anguillicaudatus chromosome 20, ASM2758022v2, whole genome shotgun sequence DNA segment encodes these proteins:
- the LOC129441488 gene encoding uncharacterized protein — translation MTLRVRQWRKRQRELDQLLRYSDSDEEGQSVPSSCSSDSVPRTPDSLISDNDLGTSHNFHFDTDVDYCSSDSEQEPNEAEATSFEDELRQWALEHNLTHRALNDLLPILRKQGHLLPVDCRTLLATPRHNTTEPKCGGQYKYYGLEKGICRYLSQMESNDVHLSVNVDGIPLFRSSGVQFWPILVKCGHFDPFIVAMFSGQSKPSPLEEYLNDFVTEYKHLKDNGIAFKGQTYTVNIDALICDAPARAYLKCIKGHTAFESCERCLIRGARVESRVVFNEQECTSRTDDGFSRVEYTNHQTGISPFIAAGIPCVSSFVLDYMHVVCLGVVRRLLIYLTRGPKVCRLSVRQKDAISQKLIALRGKMPSEFARQPWGLQEIDRWKATELRQFLLYTGPVVLKAVLSPEKYQHFLSLTVSMSIMLESDDRIRSAYLQYAQELIKHFVMCSADLYGKTFPVYNVHALIHLHEDASHFNCSLNDISCFPFENYLQQVKKQVRNGRSPLEQVTRRLSEIEQSEVYNRQRHPKVFSSVKEKDSCFLLRDNSFAFVRQRNADGSFACEILHQRHTSPLFQQPCSSGLLNIVCTGNGLCRMKNALLQERDLFRKVACLPFEAGGFVLIPLRHGVEQTY, via the coding sequence ATGACTTTGCGAGTAAGGCAATGGCGAAAACGCCAAAGAGAACTAGATCAACTCCTCCGTTATTCTGACAGTGATGAAGAGGGACAAAGTGTGCCAAGTAGTTGTAGCAGTGATAGTGTGCCTAGGACCCCAGATAGTTTAATAAGTGACAATGATCTTGGAACATCACATAATTTTCACTTTGACACTGATGTGGACTACTGCTCTTCTGACTCGGAACAGGAACCAAATGAAGCTGAAGCGACTAGCTTTGAGGACGAACTCAGACAGTGGGCCTTGGAGCACAATTTGACACACAGAGCACTTAATGACCTACTGCCCATATTAAGAAAGCAAGGGCACCTATTGCCTGTGGATTGCCGGACACTCCTTGCTACACCACGGCACAACACAACAGAGCCTAAATGTGGTGGCCAGTATAAGTATTACGGCTTAGAAAAGGGTATCTGTCGTTACTTGAGTCAGATGGAGAGCAATGATGTGCACCTCAGCGTAAATGTTGATGGCATCCCACTTTTCAGAAGTAGCGGTGTCCAATTCTGGCCAATACTGGTGAAGTGTGGCCATTTTGATCCTTTCATTGTAGCCATGTTCAGTGGACAAAGCAAGCCAAGTCCTCTTGAGGAGTACTTAAATGACTTTGTGACTGAATACAAACATCTCAAGGACAATGGCATTGCTTTTAAAGGCCAGACTTACACTGTCAATATTGATGCTCTGATATGTGATGCACCAGCAAGGGCATATCTGAAATGTATTAAGGGTCATACTGCCTTTGAGAGTTGTGAAAGGTGTTTAATCAGAGGTGCTCGTGTTGAAAGTAGAGTGGTTTTCAATGAACAGGAATGCACTTCTCGAACAGATGATGGTTTCTCCAGAGTGGAGTACACAAACCACCAAACTGGTATCAGCCCCTTCATTGCAGCAGGAATTCCTTGCGTCAGCTCCTTTGTCCTGGATTACATGCATGTCGTCTGCCTGGGAGTAGTTAGGCGCCTGTTAATTTATTTGACTCGTGGTCCAAAAGTGTGTCGTCTTTCTGTGAGGCAAAAGGATGCAATTTCTCAAAAGCTAATTGCACTAAGAGGGAAGATGCCAAGTGAATTTGCTAGACAACCGTGGGGATTACAAGAAATTGATAGGTGGAAAGCCACTGAACtaaggcagtttttgctgtacACAGGGcctgttgttttgaaagctgTGTTGTCACCTGAAAAATACCAACATTTCTTGTCCTTGACAGTATCCATGTCGATCATGCTGGAGTCAGATGACCGGATTCGAAGTGCCTATCTCCAGTATGCGCAGGAGCTAATCAAACATTTTGTCATGTGCTCTGCTGACCTGTATGGCAAGACCTTTCCTGTATACAATGTACATGCACTAATTCATCTCCATGAGGATGCCAGCCACTTCAACTGTTCCTTAAATGACATTTCCTGTTTTCCATTTGAAAATTACCTGCAACAAGTCAAGAAACAAGTGAGAAATGGGAGAAGTCCCTTGGAACAAGTGACTAGGCGTTTGTCTGAGATCGAGCAATCAGAAGTGTACAATCGCCAAAGACACCCTAAAGTGTTTTCCTCTGTTAAAGAAAAGGACAGTTGTTTTCTTTTGAGGGACAACAGCTTTGCTTTTGTTCGACAGAGAAACGCAGATGGGTCTTTTGCTTGTGAGATTCTGCACCAGCGTCACACTTCACCATTATTTCAGCAACCGTGCAGCTCTGGACTACTGAACATTGTGTGCACAGGAAATGGGCTTTGCAGAATGAAAAATGCACTACTGCAAGAAAGGGATCTGTTCCGGAAGGTGGCCTGCCTCCCATTTGAAGCTGGTGGTTTTGTCCTCATACCCCTTCGCCATGGTGTGGAACAGACATATTAA